One genomic segment of Occultella kanbiaonis includes these proteins:
- a CDS encoding RNA polymerase sigma factor, producing MSDPHEAITRAHREEWARVVASLTRRFGDLDVAEEAAAEAFATAIERWPADGVPPNPGAWLTTTASHKAIDRIRRESKREDKHKEAQVRYDDPAGPGVPRGAIDDERLRLIFTCAHPALAMQARVALTLRMVGGLTAAEIGRAFLVREDSMTRRITRAKVKIKEARIPYRVPEADELPARVSGVLAVLYLVFNEGYLSTSPDADPVRAELTAEAIRLTRLIRELLPQDGEVAGLLALMLLIEARRPARVSPGGELVTLDEQDRGAWDAALIAEGHRLVRERLATGAAPGRYQVLAAINAVHTSARTMEETDWSQVVALYDQLVRLDPSPIVALNRAIAIAELDGPEVALAAVDRLVEPLAGYHSFHATRADLLRRLGRNRDARAAYALAIELAGNTAEVAALARRRDL from the coding sequence GTGAGCGATCCACACGAGGCGATCACCCGGGCCCACCGTGAGGAGTGGGCACGGGTGGTCGCCTCACTGACCCGGCGGTTCGGGGACCTCGACGTCGCCGAGGAGGCTGCCGCCGAGGCGTTCGCGACCGCCATCGAACGGTGGCCAGCCGACGGCGTGCCCCCGAATCCCGGTGCCTGGCTGACCACGACCGCGAGCCACAAGGCCATCGACCGGATCCGTCGCGAGAGCAAGCGCGAGGACAAGCACAAGGAGGCCCAGGTGCGGTACGACGACCCGGCAGGGCCCGGCGTGCCTCGTGGTGCCATCGACGACGAGCGGCTCCGGCTGATCTTCACCTGCGCTCATCCGGCCCTGGCGATGCAGGCCCGGGTCGCGCTGACCCTGCGCATGGTCGGCGGACTGACCGCGGCCGAGATCGGTCGCGCGTTCCTGGTGCGGGAGGACTCGATGACCCGCCGGATCACCCGCGCCAAGGTCAAGATCAAGGAGGCGCGCATCCCGTACCGAGTGCCCGAGGCCGACGAGCTCCCGGCCCGTGTGTCCGGCGTGCTCGCCGTGCTCTACCTCGTGTTCAACGAGGGCTACCTGTCCACGAGCCCCGACGCCGATCCCGTCCGGGCGGAGCTGACGGCCGAGGCGATCCGGCTCACGCGCCTGATCCGGGAGCTGTTGCCCCAGGACGGTGAGGTGGCCGGGCTGCTGGCCTTGATGCTGCTCATCGAGGCCCGCCGCCCGGCCAGGGTGTCGCCGGGCGGTGAGCTGGTCACGCTCGACGAGCAGGACCGGGGCGCCTGGGACGCGGCGCTCATCGCCGAGGGGCACCGGCTGGTGCGCGAGCGCCTGGCGACGGGAGCGGCTCCCGGCCGCTACCAGGTCCTCGCCGCGATCAATGCGGTGCACACCTCAGCCCGCACCATGGAGGAGACCGACTGGTCGCAGGTCGTCGCTCTCTACGACCAGCTTGTCCGCCTCGATCCATCGCCGATCGTGGCGCTCAACCGGGCCATCGCGATCGCCGAGCTCGACGGACCCGAGGTGGCGCTGGCCGCCGTCGACCGGCTCGTGGAACCGCTGGCCGGCTACCACTCCTTTCACGCGACCCGCGCGGACCTGTTGCGCCGCCTGGGCCGCAATCGGGATGCTCGTGCGGCATATGCCCTGGCCATCGAACTGGCGGGCAACACAGCCGAGGTTGCCGCCCTGGCCAGGCGCCGTGACCTGTAG
- a CDS encoding class I SAM-dependent methyltransferase — MSARELAWRGLYELLAARVRRPEWAFMNYGYAPPDGQHLDLQDADEPDRMCIQLYDHVLGVTPMSGADVLEVGCGRGGGASFIARYRDPRSTTGLDFSRRAIALCRRDRVGPGLTFVQGDALDLPFPDNSFDVVVNVESSHCYDSMERFLAQVHRVLRPGGHLLFADLRSADGMATLGRQLRSGRLDLVETRDITPRVLAALDLDDDRRRALIAAWIPRVFHRAFNLFAGLRGTRTHARLAAGETRYLSARLVKRAPVEPTAPGGAGRPST; from the coding sequence GTGAGTGCGCGCGAACTCGCCTGGCGAGGACTGTACGAGCTGCTCGCCGCGCGGGTCCGTCGGCCCGAGTGGGCCTTCATGAACTACGGCTACGCGCCCCCCGACGGGCAGCACCTGGACCTCCAGGACGCGGACGAGCCCGACCGCATGTGCATCCAGCTCTACGACCACGTCCTCGGCGTGACTCCGATGAGTGGAGCAGACGTGCTGGAGGTCGGCTGCGGCCGCGGCGGCGGGGCATCGTTCATCGCTCGCTACCGCGATCCGCGCTCGACGACGGGTTTGGACTTCTCCCGCAGGGCCATCGCCCTGTGCCGACGGGACCGGGTCGGCCCCGGCCTGACCTTCGTCCAAGGCGATGCGCTCGATCTGCCCTTCCCCGACAACTCCTTCGATGTCGTCGTCAACGTGGAGTCGTCACACTGCTACGACTCGATGGAGCGGTTCCTCGCGCAGGTACACCGAGTGCTGCGCCCGGGAGGCCATCTCCTGTTCGCCGACCTGCGGTCAGCCGACGGGATGGCCACCCTTGGTCGCCAGCTCCGGTCCGGTCGGCTGGACCTCGTGGAGACGCGCGACATCACGCCGCGGGTCCTGGCCGCACTCGACCTGGACGACGATCGCCGTCGTGCCCTGATCGCGGCGTGGATCCCTCGCGTGTTCCATCGTGCCTTCAACCTGTTCGCCGGGCTGCGGGGGACGCGGACCCACGCGCGGCTCGCTGCGGGCGAGACCAGGTACCTCAGTGCGCGTCTGGTCAAGCGGGCACCGGTGGAGCCCACCGCGCCCGGCGGCGCGGGGCGACCGTCTACCTGA
- a CDS encoding polymorphic toxin type 35 domain-containing protein gives MDLRDRRHEEPGRTGSAPTRDVQPVPPRPGTAQQDVLDLQRSAGNAAVARLLQAGRPVQRLVDRAKAQERVTTSEYKDLKNRLDAEGGAGMTSLFTGQFIRLASLFRKNRPSLEMLRSASLEHLAVAAYETQDAFASTRLAQAVSGFPVLTQKSLISNAVQVDDLSAAIGALSVQSKKHIAVPKHNWVKAVAAPATFQPSDERADAVLHEPSWNQVAALMYAAIQYGEQTTYKVSTFQRVHDFGGERIAVIFTVIGGQPRVSDAWVE, from the coding sequence ATGGACCTGCGGGACCGACGCCACGAAGAACCCGGGCGCACAGGGTCTGCACCGACCCGCGATGTCCAGCCGGTGCCGCCGCGGCCGGGCACGGCACAGCAGGACGTCCTGGACCTGCAGCGCTCCGCCGGCAACGCGGCGGTGGCGCGCCTGCTCCAAGCCGGCCGGCCGGTGCAGCGGCTCGTGGACCGGGCCAAGGCGCAGGAGCGGGTCACAACGTCGGAGTACAAGGACCTGAAGAACCGCCTGGACGCCGAGGGTGGCGCCGGGATGACCAGTCTGTTCACCGGCCAGTTCATCCGGCTGGCATCGCTGTTCAGGAAGAACCGTCCCTCGCTCGAGATGCTCAGGAGCGCATCGCTCGAGCACCTGGCCGTGGCTGCCTATGAGACGCAGGACGCGTTCGCCTCCACCAGGCTGGCGCAGGCGGTCTCGGGCTTTCCGGTGCTCACGCAGAAATCGCTCATCAGCAACGCGGTCCAGGTGGACGACCTGTCCGCCGCGATCGGAGCTCTCAGCGTGCAGAGCAAGAAGCACATCGCGGTGCCGAAACACAACTGGGTCAAGGCGGTCGCGGCGCCGGCCACATTCCAGCCGTCCGACGAGCGTGCCGACGCAGTGCTGCACGAGCCCAGCTGGAACCAGGTGGCGGCGCTGATGTACGCGGCCATCCAGTACGGCGAGCAGACGACGTACAAGGTCTCGACCTTCCAACGGGTCCATGACTTCGGTGGCGAGCGGATCGCGGTCATCTTCACCGTGATCGGCGGCCAGCCCAGGGTCTCCGACGCGTGGGTGGAGTGA
- a CDS encoding arginase family protein: protein MTALSHDPLWPRAGDWPPLPADPADHVDLTLIGIPTHRTSLSPTGAHATPAAVRDALRRYSQFVVPDGVGPPCADLGALAFADVGDVPEPDGPDGEARAMRSVAQASARSRALVALGGDNAATVPAALGTWGADLATAGLVTLDAHHDLRDGVSNGSPVRRLIEAGLDGQRVVQVGIADFANSRAYAARALELGITIVHRDELHRRPMADVMAQALEIASAGGGPVHVDLDVDVCDRSVAPACPASVPGGIAAHELRAAARAAGAHPAVASVDLTEIDATADTSDQRTIRLAALCVLEVAAGLALRR, encoded by the coding sequence ATGACGGCGCTGTCGCACGACCCGCTCTGGCCCCGTGCCGGCGACTGGCCGCCGCTGCCCGCCGACCCTGCCGACCACGTCGACCTCACCCTGATCGGCATCCCCACCCACCGCACGTCGCTGTCCCCCACCGGCGCGCACGCCACGCCCGCCGCGGTCCGCGACGCACTGCGTCGCTACAGCCAGTTCGTGGTGCCCGACGGCGTAGGCCCACCTTGCGCGGATCTCGGCGCCCTGGCCTTCGCCGACGTCGGCGACGTCCCCGAGCCGGATGGCCCGGACGGCGAGGCCCGCGCGATGCGCTCGGTCGCGCAGGCATCGGCTCGCTCACGCGCCCTGGTCGCACTCGGCGGCGACAACGCCGCGACCGTGCCCGCAGCCCTCGGCACCTGGGGCGCGGACCTCGCGACGGCGGGCCTTGTCACCCTGGACGCCCACCACGACCTGCGCGACGGCGTCAGCAACGGCTCCCCGGTCCGGCGCCTGATCGAGGCCGGCCTGGACGGGCAGCGTGTGGTGCAGGTCGGCATCGCAGACTTCGCGAACTCGCGGGCCTATGCGGCCCGAGCGCTCGAACTCGGGATCACGATCGTCCATCGCGACGAGTTGCACCGGCGCCCGATGGCGGACGTGATGGCGCAGGCCCTGGAGATCGCCTCGGCGGGCGGCGGCCCGGTGCACGTCGACCTCGACGTGGACGTGTGCGACCGGTCGGTGGCACCCGCCTGCCCGGCCTCGGTACCAGGCGGGATCGCCGCGCACGAGCTACGGGCCGCAGCCCGCGCTGCCGGAGCACACCCCGCCGTCGCCTCGGTCGATCTCACCGAGATCGACGCGACCGCGGACACGTCCGACCAGCGCACGATCCGACTTGCCGCACTGTGCGTGCTCGAGGTCGCCGCGGGACTGGCGCTACGCCGCTAG
- a CDS encoding VOC family protein: MDWKIELIHVPVTDVDRAKEFYVRIGFNADHDQTPFEGLRFVQMTPPGSACSIAFGTGLGGTLEPGQQNTIQVVVPNAEEALAHLRSVGVEANGVDEQAWGNFVTFDDPDGNTWTLQEVPVRG; this comes from the coding sequence ATGGACTGGAAGATCGAACTGATCCATGTGCCGGTGACCGATGTGGATCGGGCCAAGGAGTTCTACGTCCGGATCGGCTTCAACGCCGACCACGACCAGACGCCGTTCGAGGGACTTCGGTTCGTGCAGATGACCCCGCCCGGCTCGGCGTGCTCGATCGCTTTCGGTACGGGGCTCGGGGGGACCCTGGAACCCGGCCAGCAGAACACGATCCAGGTCGTCGTGCCGAACGCCGAGGAGGCGCTCGCACACCTGCGGTCGGTGGGCGTCGAGGCCAACGGCGTCGATGAGCAGGCGTGGGGAAACTTCGTCACGTTCGACGACCCCGATGGCAACACCTGGACGCTGCAGGAAGTGCCCGTGCGCGGCTGA
- a CDS encoding type II toxin-antitoxin system VapC family toxin, producing the protein MRSVLDASALLAFLQGEAGADVVESVLTDQAHCSAVNWSEVAQKVRSVGGDWAVAAALLSSYGVQVEPATIDDAEAAARIWRRGSGLSLADRFCLALGDRLGATVWTADAAWSSVADVRQIR; encoded by the coding sequence GTGAGGTCGGTACTTGACGCCTCCGCACTCCTGGCGTTCCTCCAAGGTGAGGCGGGGGCCGACGTTGTCGAGTCCGTCCTGACCGATCAGGCGCACTGTTCGGCGGTGAACTGGTCGGAAGTGGCTCAGAAGGTCCGATCCGTGGGCGGGGACTGGGCAGTCGCGGCCGCGCTCTTGTCGAGCTATGGAGTACAGGTCGAACCGGCGACGATCGACGACGCCGAGGCTGCTGCGCGGATCTGGCGGCGCGGCTCCGGGCTCTCCCTCGCTGATCGGTTCTGTCTTGCGCTGGGCGACCGGCTCGGTGCGACGGTCTGGACTGCCGACGCCGCATGGAGCTCGGTGGCCGACGTGCGGCAGATCAGGTGA
- a CDS encoding AAA family ATPase gives MSEARLILTCGLPGAGKTTLARQLAADRGAVRLTKDDWLWALGPTPWATTTQARVNHELWQLAQEIVRLGLSVVLDFGFAARAERDQVRSVARGLGVGVELHVLEVPMDDLWRRIEARNSKPPWDSAPISRAHLEEWAALFQAPDAAELALFDPPPGSG, from the coding sequence GTGAGCGAGGCCCGACTGATTCTCACCTGCGGACTGCCCGGGGCGGGCAAGACCACGCTCGCGAGGCAGCTAGCCGCGGACCGGGGCGCCGTGCGCCTCACGAAGGACGACTGGCTTTGGGCTCTCGGTCCCACCCCGTGGGCCACGACGACCCAGGCGAGGGTGAATCACGAACTCTGGCAGCTCGCCCAAGAGATCGTGCGCCTTGGCCTCAGCGTTGTCCTCGACTTCGGGTTCGCGGCGCGGGCCGAACGTGACCAGGTGCGTTCCGTGGCTCGTGGACTTGGCGTCGGCGTCGAACTGCACGTGCTCGAGGTGCCGATGGACGACCTCTGGCGGCGCATCGAGGCTCGGAACTCGAAGCCACCTTGGGACAGCGCGCCCATCAGCCGCGCCCACCTTGAGGAGTGGGCCGCCCTTTTCCAGGCGCCCGATGCTGCCGAGCTCGCGTTGTTCGACCCCCCACCAGGGTCAGGCTGA
- a CDS encoding dihydrofolate reductase family protein, with product MTVTYTFDVFSSLDGFGAAGGNWTGYWGKQGPELLDRRLALYDEEQRMVFGANTFRSFVEMLAASTEASDVRDPWVTRMRNLPTTVVSNTLHGPLDWPDATVVGGDAVDVVARLKEESEVPLRSHGSLAVNNALLNAGLVDIVQVTLFPVITGEHGMDPIFKGAADFDLELLETRTLDGSIQELIYRPSLHG from the coding sequence ATGACCGTCACCTACACCTTCGACGTCTTCAGCAGCCTCGACGGCTTCGGCGCCGCCGGCGGCAACTGGACCGGATACTGGGGCAAGCAGGGCCCCGAGCTGCTCGACCGTCGTCTCGCCCTCTATGACGAGGAGCAACGGATGGTGTTCGGAGCGAACACGTTCCGCTCGTTCGTGGAGATGCTCGCCGCGAGCACCGAGGCCTCCGACGTCCGCGACCCCTGGGTCACCCGGATGCGGAACCTGCCCACCACGGTCGTCTCGAACACCCTGCACGGCCCCCTCGACTGGCCGGACGCGACCGTCGTGGGCGGCGACGCCGTCGACGTCGTCGCCCGGCTGAAGGAGGAATCCGAGGTGCCGTTGCGCTCCCACGGCAGCCTCGCGGTCAACAACGCGCTGCTGAACGCCGGCCTGGTCGACATCGTGCAGGTCACGCTCTTCCCCGTGATCACCGGCGAGCACGGCATGGATCCGATCTTCAAGGGCGCCGCCGACTTCGACCTCGAACTACTCGAGACCCGGACTCTCGATGGCAGCATCCAGGAGTTGATCTACCGGCCGAGCCTGCACGGCTGA
- a CDS encoding VOC family protein: MPGFHHVELWIADLEQARTEWGWLLTRVGFALDGDWSGGQTWTAGGAYLTFTTSPNLTTPVHDRRSPGLNHLAFKAGPQAAVDAIMADAPEHGWRPLYQERYPHAGGPDHYAGWLENSAGFKAEIVAEGEDDHE, translated from the coding sequence GTGCCCGGATTTCATCACGTCGAGTTGTGGATCGCCGACCTCGAACAGGCCCGGACTGAGTGGGGCTGGCTCCTGACCCGAGTGGGTTTCGCGCTGGACGGTGATTGGTCCGGCGGCCAGACCTGGACCGCCGGCGGCGCCTACCTCACCTTCACGACCTCGCCGAACCTGACGACGCCCGTGCACGATCGCCGCAGTCCCGGACTCAACCACCTCGCGTTCAAGGCGGGCCCGCAGGCAGCGGTCGACGCGATCATGGCCGACGCGCCGGAGCACGGCTGGCGGCCGCTCTACCAGGAGCGCTACCCGCACGCCGGCGGGCCGGACCACTACGCGGGCTGGCTGGAGAACTCCGCCGGCTTCAAGGCCGAGATCGTCGCTGAGGGAGAAGATGACCATGAATGA
- a CDS encoding dihydrofolate reductase family protein yields MTKVTAQMSVSLDGFYAGPEHTDTATNWIDSAEAAGFYRVTRWATDAAAWRERQGFAGGADTSDSDIIAETFAAAGAYVMGRRMADGGEVPWGEVPPFRAPVFVVTHRPRPVLHRGGGTSFTYVTDGVASAVAQAKAQAGDKDVQVAGGGSLVRQALALGLVDELELHIAPVLLGDGLRLLGPELGLGDKEGIELTPVRVIGTDGLTHIRYRIEGRQPLVLDNRGRDEGPVVVAGADA; encoded by the coding sequence ATGACCAAGGTCACCGCACAGATGTCGGTCTCGCTCGACGGCTTCTACGCCGGCCCCGAACACACCGACACCGCCACGAACTGGATCGACAGCGCCGAGGCAGCCGGGTTCTACCGCGTGACCCGCTGGGCCACCGACGCCGCAGCGTGGCGGGAACGCCAGGGCTTCGCCGGCGGCGCGGACACGTCCGACTCGGACATCATCGCCGAGACCTTCGCCGCCGCGGGCGCCTACGTCATGGGCCGGCGGATGGCCGACGGCGGCGAGGTGCCCTGGGGTGAGGTGCCACCCTTCCGCGCCCCCGTCTTCGTGGTCACCCACCGACCGCGGCCGGTGCTGCACCGCGGCGGCGGCACCAGCTTCACCTACGTCACCGACGGCGTCGCGAGCGCGGTGGCGCAGGCCAAGGCGCAAGCCGGCGACAAGGACGTCCAGGTCGCCGGTGGCGGCTCACTGGTGCGTCAGGCGCTGGCGCTCGGGCTGGTGGACGAGCTCGAGCTGCACATCGCCCCGGTGCTGCTCGGCGACGGGTTGCGGCTGCTCGGCCCCGAGCTCGGCCTCGGCGACAAAGAGGGCATCGAGCTGACGCCCGTCCGCGTCATCGGCACCGACGGGCTCACCCACATCCGGTACCGCATCGAGGGCAGGCAGCCGCTCGTGCTCGACAACCGCGGACGGGACGAAGGGCCGGTCGTGGTGGCGGGCGCCGACGCGTAG
- a CDS encoding SRPBCC family protein, whose translation MDTQTGHSQTHATFVIERTYPASPARVWHALSDNDARDLWFSGEPEFTQTEKSHDFRVGGHGTEDGQWHGGPRSRYHSTYTDIVDLTRIVFTYDMWVDDRHMSTSLVTIALEPDGDATRLTYTEQGAHFDGLDDPAGREEGTKGLLDKLGASL comes from the coding sequence ATGGACACACAGACCGGACACAGCCAGACGCACGCGACGTTCGTGATCGAACGGACCTATCCCGCATCACCCGCACGGGTCTGGCACGCACTCTCCGACAACGACGCCCGGGACCTGTGGTTCTCCGGCGAACCCGAGTTCACCCAGACCGAGAAGTCCCACGACTTCCGGGTGGGCGGGCACGGCACCGAGGACGGCCAGTGGCACGGCGGCCCGCGGTCCCGCTACCACTCGACCTACACCGACATCGTCGACCTCACCAGGATCGTCTTCACCTACGACATGTGGGTCGACGACCGGCACATGTCCACCTCGCTGGTGACGATCGCGCTCGAGCCCGACGGCGACGCCACCCGGCTCACCTACACCGAGCAGGGCGCCCACTTCGACGGGCTCGACGATCCGGCCGGCCGCGAGGAAGGCACCAAGGGGCTGCTGGACAAGCTCGGGGCGTCGCTCTGA
- a CDS encoding ArsR/SmtB family transcription factor gives MPNYREDLDRVFHALSDPTRRALIERLVRGPASVTELARPFEMALPSLLQHLGVLERAGLVTSTKVGRVRTFQLAVEALSPGADWIGRQRLPAERRLDRLGDFLTPDNTKEN, from the coding sequence ATGCCTAACTATCGTGAGGATCTGGATCGGGTGTTCCACGCCCTGTCCGATCCGACGCGACGCGCCCTGATCGAACGGCTGGTCCGCGGCCCGGCCTCGGTCACCGAACTGGCCCGCCCGTTCGAGATGGCCCTGCCGTCCCTGCTGCAGCACCTCGGCGTGCTGGAACGGGCCGGTCTCGTCACCTCGACGAAGGTGGGCCGGGTCCGCACGTTCCAGCTCGCCGTCGAGGCACTGAGCCCCGGCGCGGACTGGATCGGACGGCAGCGGCTCCCCGCCGAACGGCGCCTCGACCGGTTGGGCGACTTCCTCACCCCTGACAACACGAAGGAGAACTGA
- a CDS encoding MFS transporter — MQRPRNPMIATLLNLRGNGRAAVYTEPLWGLSMMLVLPYASVFMLTLGVNDTQIGLLATISILSQVVFGLLSGVITDKLGRRRTTALFDIIAWAVPCLIWAFAQDFWWFLIASVINGVWQVTQNSWDCLLVEDVDRSEIPKVYSLVKVAAEFSALFAPIAALLVANLGLELAVRILYLNAFVIITVKVWLLYRYTTETATGLVRMEQTRGISIWRSLWEYRTVLGLIVRSKGTIFSLVIAALVGAVALVNGIFWQVVINQRLGVPDALLPFFPMVRSLLSVLFFFTIIPRLTRASALKVPTLIGFSVYLAGQLLLVSIPAPDGAAALSTYLLLAGCLLLDAFGAGILFMLSESLVALHVDRNERSRVMAIQRTTVMLATAPFGWISGWLSGMDRSWPFLLTSVLLVLGLVVTARFWTTTHEEAHAVEA, encoded by the coding sequence GTGCAGCGCCCCCGCAACCCGATGATCGCGACCCTCCTCAACCTCCGAGGCAACGGTCGCGCCGCCGTGTACACCGAGCCCCTGTGGGGCCTGTCGATGATGCTGGTGCTGCCCTACGCGTCGGTGTTCATGCTGACCCTGGGCGTGAACGACACCCAGATCGGCCTGTTGGCCACCATCTCGATCCTCTCGCAGGTGGTCTTCGGCCTGCTCAGCGGTGTGATCACAGACAAACTCGGGCGTCGCCGCACCACGGCCCTGTTCGACATCATCGCCTGGGCGGTCCCCTGTCTGATCTGGGCGTTCGCGCAGGACTTCTGGTGGTTCCTGATCGCGTCCGTGATCAACGGCGTCTGGCAGGTCACCCAGAACTCGTGGGACTGCCTGCTCGTGGAGGATGTCGACCGGTCCGAGATCCCCAAGGTCTACTCGCTGGTCAAGGTGGCGGCCGAGTTCTCGGCACTGTTCGCGCCGATAGCCGCCCTGCTCGTCGCGAACCTCGGCCTGGAGCTCGCGGTGCGGATCCTCTACCTCAACGCGTTCGTCATCATCACGGTGAAGGTCTGGCTCCTGTACCGCTACACCACCGAGACGGCGACCGGGCTGGTCCGGATGGAGCAGACGCGCGGGATCAGCATCTGGAGATCGCTCTGGGAGTACCGAACGGTGCTCGGCCTGATCGTCCGCTCGAAGGGCACCATCTTCTCCTTGGTGATCGCGGCGCTCGTGGGCGCCGTCGCCCTCGTGAACGGCATCTTCTGGCAGGTGGTGATCAACCAGCGGCTCGGCGTGCCCGACGCGCTCCTGCCGTTCTTCCCGATGGTCCGCTCGCTGCTGTCCGTGCTGTTCTTCTTCACGATCATTCCGCGGCTCACGCGTGCCAGCGCACTGAAGGTGCCGACCCTGATCGGCTTCTCCGTGTACCTCGCCGGGCAGTTGCTGCTCGTGAGCATCCCCGCCCCTGATGGTGCTGCTGCTCTGTCGACCTACCTGCTCCTGGCCGGCTGCCTGCTGCTCGATGCCTTCGGCGCCGGGATCCTGTTCATGCTGTCGGAGTCCCTGGTGGCACTTCACGTCGATCGCAACGAGCGATCCCGCGTGATGGCCATCCAACGCACCACGGTGATGCTCGCCACCGCCCCCTTCGGATGGATCAGCGGCTGGCTGTCCGGCATGGACCGCAGCTGGCCGTTTCTGCTGACCTCGGTACTGCTGGTGCTCGGTCTCGTGGTCACCGCCCGGTTCTGGACGACCACGCACGAGGAGGCCCACGCCGTCGAGGCCTGA
- a CDS encoding substrate-binding domain-containing protein → MSDPTYPEPGQPRQRSIGIKDVAAAAGVSWKTVTNVIHGRPNVGPATRRRVEQAIQDLGYRANLAGRQLRHGRTGLLTVSVPDLATPYYADLARSIVQRAREDDYTVLIDETGHSIARETAAARGYAVRFTDGVMLSPSRLTATEIGALRSDTPIVLLGEQPESGGLDHVSIDNGASAREATRHMLTLGRRRLAFLGAEIGPSHRRASSLRIAGIQQALAAEQDRPELTLIETSEFSRSEGFARTRLAFEAGPTPDALLCATDLLAVGALHALASLGLRVPDDVAVLGWDNAPEGEYSWPPLTTIAPDMGDFATQSLNLLIARIAEPEAPPRRALVKHRLVVRSSTLGRAATFNPAVPYQIRYEEPSPAMLIRKARARAGMTQAALATAAGTSQAMIARYEADAVSPTVPSLRRILRALGSDLHLDATPTAD, encoded by the coding sequence ATGTCAGATCCGACATATCCCGAGCCGGGCCAGCCGCGGCAGCGCTCCATCGGCATCAAGGACGTGGCCGCCGCGGCCGGCGTCTCGTGGAAGACGGTCACGAACGTCATCCACGGCCGCCCCAATGTGGGGCCCGCGACCAGGCGACGCGTCGAGCAGGCGATCCAGGACCTTGGCTACCGCGCCAACCTGGCCGGGCGCCAGCTCCGACACGGTCGCACCGGTCTGCTGACGGTGTCCGTCCCCGACCTCGCGACCCCCTACTACGCCGACCTGGCTCGGTCGATCGTGCAGCGCGCCCGCGAGGACGACTACACCGTGCTCATCGACGAGACCGGGCACTCCATCGCCCGCGAAACGGCTGCGGCGCGCGGATACGCGGTGCGCTTCACCGACGGCGTCATGCTGAGCCCGTCGCGTCTGACCGCCACCGAGATCGGCGCCCTGCGCAGCGACACCCCGATCGTCCTGCTAGGCGAGCAGCCCGAGTCCGGCGGCCTGGACCACGTCAGCATCGACAACGGCGCCTCCGCCCGGGAAGCCACCCGACACATGCTCACGCTCGGCAGACGCCGGCTCGCGTTCCTCGGCGCCGAGATCGGACCGAGCCACCGGCGCGCGTCGTCGCTGCGCATCGCGGGCATCCAGCAGGCACTGGCCGCCGAGCAGGACCGACCGGAACTCACCCTCATCGAGACCAGCGAGTTCAGCCGGTCCGAGGGATTCGCCCGGACGCGCCTGGCGTTCGAGGCGGGCCCCACGCCCGACGCCCTGCTGTGCGCGACCGACCTGCTCGCCGTGGGCGCGCTGCACGCCCTCGCCTCCCTCGGGCTGCGCGTGCCCGACGACGTCGCAGTGCTCGGTTGGGACAACGCACCTGAGGGCGAGTACTCCTGGCCGCCGCTGACGACGATCGCCCCGGACATGGGTGACTTCGCCACCCAGTCGCTGAACCTGCTCATCGCTCGGATCGCAGAGCCGGAGGCGCCGCCGCGTCGAGCCCTGGTCAAGCACCGCCTGGTCGTGCGCTCGAGCACGCTCGGCCGGGCAGCCACGTTCAACCCGGCCGTGCCATATCAGATCAGATATGAGGAGCCGAGCCCAGCGATGCTGATTCGCAAGGCCCGCGCGCGGGCCGGCATGACCCAGGCGGCGCTGGCCACGGCCGCCGGCACCTCCCAGGCGATGATCGCGCGCTACGAGGCGGATGCGGTGAGCCCGACGGTGCCGTCGTTGCGCCGGATCCTGCGGGCACTCGGCAGCGACCTGCACCTGGATGCCACACCGACGGCGGACTGA